Within the Halobaculum limi genome, the region CCGCGTTCGCGAACCGCTATCGGACGGCGCTTTCGGCGTACGAGTGCGGCGAGCGTGACCGTGTTCCCCGGGCGTGGCGACTGGCGTTCGACGCCGCACTCGCGGGCGACACCCTCGTCACACAGGATGCGCTGTTGGGCATCAACGCCCACGTCGTCCACGACCTCGCACTCGCACTCGTCGACGTGGGCGTCCACCCCAAGCCCGCACGCCGGGCCGACCACGACGCCGTGAACGCGATCTTAGCCGAGTTGGTCGACGTGGAACAGGATCTGCTCGCGGCCCGGTACGCGCCGGGGTTGGCCGACCTCGACGAGGCTGGCGGCCGCATCGACGAGGCCGCCGCGTTCCTCACGCTGGCAGAGGGCCGCGACTGGGCGTGGCACTGTGCGGTCGCACTCGCCGACGGCGGACCGCTCGCTCGTCGGACCGTCCGATGGCTGCTCGACCGCGTCTCCGCGGGTGCCGGACGACTCGTACTCGCTCCGTCCCGCTACGGCGGGGCCCGCGACCGACTCCTGGCGCTCGAACGGTCCTGACCGGGATGCAACGCGGTCGTGGGACGAACGCTTATCCGCCCGACGTGTTCACGATGGCCTATGCGACGACGTGCCCTCCTCGCGGCCCTCTCGACGACGTGTGTCGCCGGTTGCCTGAGCGACGGCGGCGGTTCCGACGGACCGACGCGAAGCGATCGAGATGAGACAGCCGGGACTGAGACGACCGCCGTCGGTCCCGACCAGACCCCCACCGGAACAGACGACTCGCAGACGCTGACACCAACTGAGGGGGCGGGGACGATTCGGGTCGGAAACGACGCCGACGTTCGTGCAGAGGTTCGCGTCGAGATTCACGACCTCGACGGCGACGACGGCGGATTCTATCGGTGGATACTCGTAGACGCCGGCGACACAACCGCCGTTTCGTTCTCGGTCGACGCGCCCGGCGACTACCGCGCCGTCGCCACGCTCCCGGATCTAGGCGACAGGGAGGTGAACCGGACCGCGACCACGCGGTGGTCGGTCGGATCGGTCGATGCGCCGGGGACGATCGTCGTGACGGTGACAGCAGACTCCCTCCGGGTCACGACCGAGTGAGCGAGGACCACGACGGACTCCGTACGAGAAATCAGGCGTTGCGGAGAAGTCGTCGGACCGCACTAGCGGCCTCTTCGAACGCCCGTACGTCGAGTTCGTCCGTCGTGAGTAACACGCCGACGTCGTCTTCGATGACACGCGCGAGGAACCCGCGCTCGTGGAACCGAACTGTGAACGAGTACGGACCGATGGCGTCTGCGGTCGTTCCCGACCCCGTCGACGTGCGGATCGGTATCTCGTCGAATCCGACCCGTTCGAGTTCGACCAGCGGCCGCTTGACAGCGCGGACGTCGGTCGTCTCGTCGTAGAGGTCAGAACGCGTGTACAGCACGTCGAAGGAGTCGCGTGTGAAGCCGATGACGCTCCGAAGGTCGTCTCCCAGTCCGGTCCGGGCGGCGGTCACGATGGCGTCGGTGTTGGCTGCGTCGAGCGGTATTTCACGGTCTTGCATCTCTATGTGAGTATTACGACAGGTTCAGTATCAACGCTTTCGGCGATCGGAGCGCTCTGGGATCCGCCGAACACGCCGGGTGTATCGCCGGATCGGCCCGGAGTACTCGTGTGTCGACCGATACTGATCGCGTGGCTACCAGCGAGCGATCGAGTAGCGACAGGAGAGTAACAGTCGAGATATCGGCCCGAGGAACAATTATGTCAACTGTACACAATAGTCGCAGTATGCGAGCCGCAGTCTTGCGCGAACACGGCGAACCACTGGAGATTACCGACGTCGACGACCCGGAGCCGAGTCCCGGCGGCGTCGTCGTCGACGTAGAGGCGTGCGGCATCTGCCGGTCGGACTGGCACGGCTGGCAAGGCGACTGGGACTGGCTAGGGATCAAACCCGAGCCAGGACAGATCCTCGGGCACGAACCCGCGGGCCACGTCGTCGCCGTCGGCGAGGGAGTGGAATCGTTCGCGGAGGGTGACCACGTCGCAATCCCGTTCAACCT harbors:
- a CDS encoding DUF7522 family protein, which translates into the protein MQDREIPLDAANTDAIVTAARTGLGDDLRSVIGFTRDSFDVLYTRSDLYDETTDVRAVKRPLVELERVGFDEIPIRTSTGSGTTADAIGPYSFTVRFHERGFLARVIEDDVGVLLTTDELDVRAFEEAASAVRRLLRNA
- a CDS encoding DUF5995 family protein: MHAASRPLTSRTLRAAAASYRRGTPVPRGPTGRVDLTDLLADPYADPADAERRLALTERRLFDAGDRRAVFLTVYGTVTSRVRRGLASDRFADPEWVGAYLTAFANRYRTALSAYECGERDRVPRAWRLAFDAALAGDTLVTQDALLGINAHVVHDLALALVDVGVHPKPARRADHDAVNAILAELVDVEQDLLAARYAPGLADLDEAGGRIDEAAAFLTLAEGRDWAWHCAVALADGGPLARRTVRWLLDRVSAGAGRLVLAPSRYGGARDRLLALERS